A genomic segment from Stegostoma tigrinum isolate sSteTig4 chromosome 1, sSteTig4.hap1, whole genome shotgun sequence encodes:
- the nudt6 gene encoding nucleoside diphosphate-linked moiety X motif 6 isoform X4, which produces MIKYAWKFPGGLSDLGEDIGETAVREVFEETGIRSKFISLLSIRQQHNHPGAFGKSDMYIVCRLKAVSFDISFCQEECLRCEWMDLEELARSEHTTLITSRIAKLLFYGFREGFDKIDVNMREFPAVYTGLFYKLYHKELPEKYEKVQLNGIK; this is translated from the exons ATAAAATATGCTTGGAAGTTTCCAGGAGGCCTCTCTGATCTAGGTGAAGATATCG GTGAAACAGCTGTGCGAGAAGTATTTGAAGAGACTGGAATAAGGTCCAAATTTATATCGCTTCTCAGCATCAGGCAACAGCATAACCATCCAGGAGCCTTTGGGAAATCAGACATGTACATTGTTTGTCGTCTGAAAGCAGTCTCATTTGACATCAGTTTTTGCCAAGAAGAATGCCTGCGGTGCGAATGGATGGATCTGGAGGAATTGGCCAGAAGTGAACACACGACTCTTATAACCAGCAGGATAGCCAAGCTGTTGTTTTATGGATTCAGGGAAGGCTTTGACAAGATTGATGTAAATATGAGAGAATTTCCAGCAGTTTATACAGGGCTTTTTTACAAGCTTTATCATAAAGAATTACCAGAGAAATACGAGAAGGTGCAACTGAATGGAATCAAATAG